The sequence CATCGGGTTATTACATGACTTATGAGCCACTTTCCTTTCTGGTGCATACTTCTTACTTTTCAATGTATTTAGTGCTCGCAATAATGTTTATCGTGTATTTACTCAGAAAAGAGTCTTTGAACGCTGCATCAAAGGTTTTCCTGATTATTTCGGGTTCGATTTTCATAGGAATGATTTATCAGGTTTCAGCCCGGTCAGGAATTCTTTCTATAATACTGGTGAGTTTCATTTATATTCTGTTTTATGTGCGGTTAAGAAAATTTAATTCATTGGTCAAAATTGGATTTGTTGTATTCGCTGTTGCTTTATTGTTGCTTATTTTCAAATACAACGTGCGTTTCAAATCATTTTTTATTGACAGGAATAATGCTCCGATAAGCAATACCAACTCAATTGCAGGCAATAATATGCGCTTGTTAATCTGGCAAGTATCGATGGGTATAATTGGCGATAATGTTGTTGGAGGCGTTGGCAATGGCGACATTCACAGTGAGCTAAACAAAGGATATTCAAAACTGGGATTGACGCAGGCAGCCGACCTGAATCTGAACGTACACAACCAGTTTATTGAAACATTTCTTGGCGTCGGGATTTTTGGATTTATACTGCTGCTTATGGTTTTTTTCTATCCTGCAATTGTTGCCTGGCGTCGAAAAGATTCATTATTGATGTTGTTTTTGATACTCACTTCATTTAATTTTATGTTCGAATCAATGTTGAGTACTCAGGCAGGTATTGTCTTCTTTTGCTGGTTTTATGCCTATTTGTTATTTGTGAAACATGACAGGGAAAGTCAGCCCGCATTCGACAAAAAACAATAGAATTATTATTTTTTATCATTTATTAAACTGAAAAAGCACATGCTTAAAGCACTGACCATAGTAGGAGCGAGGCCTCAATTCATTAAGGCTTCTGCTATATCCCGCGCCATTCGCGGGAAATTTTCAAATGATATTCATGAACTTATTTTACATACCGGGCAGCATTACGACGAAAATATGTCGAAGGTGTTTTTTGAAGAGCTTGATATTCCTGCTCCGGAATATAATCTGGGTATCGGCTCGGCATCTCATGGCGTGCAAACTGCAGGAATGATTCGAGGTGTTGAAGAATTGCTGCTCGCCGAAAAACCCGACTTTCTGATTATTTATGGTGATACTAACTCGACGCTGGCAGGCAGTATTGCTGCGTCAAAACTGCATATTCCGGTAGTTCATATCGAAGCCGGCCTTCGTTCGTTCAACAAAATTATGCCTGAAGAGATAAACCGAATTGTGTGCGACCATATCTCTACATTACTTTTTACACCCACAGTTGGAGGTATCGACAACCTCCGGCGCGAAGGATTCAATACAAATAGCAAGTCGCCTTACACTATTGATAATCCCGGAATATTTCTCTGTGGAGATGTGATGTATGACAATACGCTTTATTTTGGTTCTATTGCCGAGAAACGCAGCCGGATAATTGAATCGAATAAACTGGAGAAAGGCAATTTCATTCTGGTTACTGTACATCGCGAACAAAATACCGATGACCTGACACGTCTTAATTCCATTTTTAGCGCCTTGAATGCAATAAGCGACGACTATAATGAAACGCTGGTTATACCAATCCATCCGCGCACTGCAAAAATTCTGGAAAGCGGACTTTCACCGGCTCTTTTCAAAGCCATCAATGAGAATCCCCGGATACGCATTATTCCTGCTGTTTCATATCTTGACATGGTGCAGCTCGAAAAACATGCAAAACTCATTATGACTGACTCGGGCGGAGTTCAGAAAGAGGCATACTTCTTCAAAGGAAAATGCATTGTTTTACGTGCAGAAACGGAATGGACGGAGCTTGTAGATCATGGAATGGCAATTCTGGCTGATGCAAATGCTGTAGCAATTGTAGATGCTTATAAATATCTTACCTCAACAACCTTCGATAATTATCCGCCAATTTACGGAACAGGCAGTGCCTCGGAGTTTATCTGCAGTACAATTGTCAAAGCTTTCAAAAAATAAGGCACAGGAAGTATTATTTTACTCTTCCTGTGATAAAAAAAAAGCTGCCCGGAATGG is a genomic window of Bacteroidota bacterium containing:
- a CDS encoding O-antigen ligase family protein — its product is MNSERSTFFSISAKVNFYTALLLVFAMPLVPHALPIIISLWILTFLLEGGFREKLVKWRNQPFVFALPLLYVVYFVSVSYSTFRSVAMFDMEVKLSLFLIPPLLAASNKHYVNSRIKFMWTFIAANLLASLICLVRGVLNTYSSTTPKDVPSGYYMTYEPLSFLVHTSYFSMYLVLAIMFIVYLLRKESLNAASKVFLIISGSIFIGMIYQVSARSGILSIILVSFIYILFYVRLRKFNSLVKIGFVVFAVALLLLIFKYNVRFKSFFIDRNNAPISNTNSIAGNNMRLLIWQVSMGIIGDNVVGGVGNGDIHSELNKGYSKLGLTQAADLNLNVHNQFIETFLGVGIFGFILLLMVFFYPAIVAWRRKDSLLMLFLILTSFNFMFESMLSTQAGIVFFCWFYAYLLFVKHDRESQPAFDKKQ
- the wecB gene encoding UDP-N-acetylglucosamine 2-epimerase (non-hydrolyzing) yields the protein MLKALTIVGARPQFIKASAISRAIRGKFSNDIHELILHTGQHYDENMSKVFFEELDIPAPEYNLGIGSASHGVQTAGMIRGVEELLLAEKPDFLIIYGDTNSTLAGSIAASKLHIPVVHIEAGLRSFNKIMPEEINRIVCDHISTLLFTPTVGGIDNLRREGFNTNSKSPYTIDNPGIFLCGDVMYDNTLYFGSIAEKRSRIIESNKLEKGNFILVTVHREQNTDDLTRLNSIFSALNAISDDYNETLVIPIHPRTAKILESGLSPALFKAINENPRIRIIPAVSYLDMVQLEKHAKLIMTDSGGVQKEAYFFKGKCIVLRAETEWTELVDHGMAILADANAVAIVDAYKYLTSTTFDNYPPIYGTGSASEFICSTIVKAFKK